In Ipomoea triloba cultivar NCNSP0323 chromosome 15, ASM357664v1, one genomic interval encodes:
- the LOC116005764 gene encoding uncharacterized protein LOC116005764 has product MPNSLIARVYKARYYPKSSFIDASMGNNSSFCWRSIMAAHGLICGGVRRRIGNGNSTLIWGHPWMPDTGDPMIQIQMPPQLAGALVSGLISEDSGTWDHSILTDIFLLDDVVCILKIPISPNYDDTWYWFGDPNGCYSVKNGYRAIVGDHTNPHNSFDQWNLMWKLKVPPK; this is encoded by the coding sequence ATGCCCAATTCTCTCATAGCTCGGGTCTACAAGGCAAGGTACTATCCTAAATCCTCTTTTATTGATGCCTCTATGGGAAACAATTCGAGTTTCTGCTGGAGAAGTATTATGGCTGCACACGGGTTAATATGTGGGGGTGTAAGGCGTAGAATTGGTAATGGAAACTCCACCCTAATTTGGGGTCACCCATGGATGCCTGACACCGGGGATCCAATGATTCAAATACAAATGCCCCCACAGTTGGCTGGGGCACTTGTCTCTGGTTTAATTAGTGAGGATTCTGGTACATGGGATCACTCCATTTTAACTGACATATTCTTGCTTGATGATGTGGTTTGTATTCTGAAAATTCCTATCTCTCCCAATTATGATGATACGTGGTACTGGTTTGGTGATCCGAATGGATGCTATTCGGTTAAAAATGGTTATAGAGCCATAGTTGGGGATCATACTAATCCCCACAATAGTTTTGATCAATGGAACCTCATGTGGAAATTGAAAGTCCCCCCTAAGTGA